The genomic region AGCTTTCGATCGGCAGATAACCAGTAACGAGCGGCAGTTCGCCGTACTTTGGCTGCCTCCTTCTCGTATTCTAGGGTTCGATCCTCTGAAAGGAAGTCGATGATCGGATCAATCCAGCATCTCTCGGCTTTAGTGACCTGTACAATCAGTGCCCTGGTGGAAATACTTGGTTCGAGCACCAACTCCACCCTAATCAGCCGAGGTACTTCGTCAGCTATTGATGATGCTAAAGTTGCCAAGGAATCGGCGTGCCGGTTTTGCCCCCGGGCTATTCGCTCTATCTTGACCGTATCAAAGTTACCCATCATCTACTTTGCTAGCCGCAGGTACTCTATCATCCGGGGATCCTTGGCCTCGAAGTTCCCCTGGACCTGACTTACCACGAGCAGGGAGTCCGAATATACCTCCACCTCCCTTACTCCCAGATGCGTGACAACCCTTAGTCCTGCAAGCAgagcttcgtattcggcctcattgttagaaGCTCTGAAGCCTAACCTGAATGAGTGTTCCAGCTTCAACTCTTCCGGGGTGATGACCAAGATCCCTGCCCTTGCTCCAACCGTATTGGACGCTTCGTCCACAAACACCCTCCATGGCCTGATTTTTACCACGCCGGTTATACTTGTAGCTCTCGACGTGAACTCGGCAATAAAATTCATAAGTACCTATCCCTTCACCAAGTTCCTCGGCTTGTATCTAATGTCGAAGGAACCCTGCCGAGTCCCCCATTTGGCTATCCTCCCCGTGAAGTCAGATCTCCTCAACAGTGACTGGAGCGGGTACTCGGTCAAGACGTGGACCATGTAGGCCTGAAAGTAATGGGGCAGCTTTCGGGTAGAGTGTACGAGTGCCAGCACCAGCTTTTCCAGTGGCAAGTACCTGGTCTCCGCGTTGACTAGCGTCTTACTGATGTAATAAACTAGGAGCTGTGCCCCGTTATCCCTTAGTAATACGGCGCTCGCTGCATGCTCGGACACGGAGAGGTACATGTATAAGTCTTCTCTTGGCTTGGGGGTTGACAACGTCGGTGCTTGGCCAAGGTAATCCTTTAAATCTTGGAAGGCCCTATCACATTCCTTGTCTCATTGGAATCCCTTCCATTTCTTCAGAAGTTGGTAAAAAGGACGGCATCGATCAGTGAACTTGGAAATAAACCGGTTGAGGGCGGCCAGCATACCAGTCAGCTTTTGAACTTCTTTCGGGTTGCTCGGCGGTCTGAGACGTTTCACGGCTTCGATTTGGTCGGGGCTGACCTCTATCCCCCGTTTAGTAATCAAATAACTCAAGAATCGGCCAGATCCAACCCCGAACTCACACTTGTCAGCGTTAAGGCGCAGCCGGTGTCGTCGGAGTACCTCGAACACTTCTTTCAAGTCGCCAATGTGCTGCCCCTCTTGCTTGCTTTTTATCACCATATCGTCAATGTATACTTCCACCGTCCGTCCAACCTTATCcctaaacatcctcgtcatcattcgTTGATATGTGGCTCCCGCGTTCTTCAAACTGAATGGTGTCACAATATAGTGGTAGTTAGCGTTGGGCTTTAAGAATGctgtcttctcctggtcctcggCGACCAAGGCaatttggtgatagccttggaaAGCTTCGAGGAAACTCATCCTCGGGTGCCCGTATGTAGCGTCCACCAATTGGTCGATTTCGGCATTGGAAACGGATCCTTCGGACATGCTCGGTTAAGATCGGTAAAATCAACATAAACCCTCCACTTGCCGCTCTTCTTCTTCATGACCACCGTGTTTGAGAGCCATTCCGGAAAGAACGTTTCCTTTATGGCCTTCGCTTCTTTCAGCCTCCCAACTTTTGTCTGACAGCGTCCGCGTGCTCCTTAGCAGACCTTCTTGGCCTTTGTttcttggggggggggggcacaAAGGATCCACATTCAGCTTGTGAACTATGAACTCGGGATCAACGCCAGGCACCTCATATAGACTCCACGCGAACACATCCACGTTTTGTATGAGGAATAACAGCAGCTGCACCCTTTCCCCATCACTCAAGCTTGCCCCTATCTGAAAAATCCTCTCATTTCCCAGCAGGATCTTTACGCTTACTAAATCCTCGGCAGAGCTGGTCCCCTCCACCTTGGGGTCCTGTAATTGCTATAGGGGCTACTTCTCAGCTGGTTCCCTCTACTTAGTTTGTTCAATTGCCGCGGTCACCAAACATTGTCTGGCCGCCTGCTGATCACCCTTTATCACTGTAATCCCCTCATCAGTTCGGAACTTGACCTTTACGTGCAAGGTGGACGGCACGACCCCCATGTCGTGTATATACGGCCTTCCGAATATTATCGTGTACGGTGAGAAAGAGGTGACCACTATGAATGTCACCATCACCTCCCGGCCACCCATGATAACCGGGAGCGAAATTTGCCGCTCTAGAATCACCATGTGCCCGTCAAATCCCATTAAAGGTGTATCATACTTGGACAAGTCCCCCTTTTTCAGGCCGAGCCCCCGGTACAAGTTTGGGTACATCACATCTGCGCTACTCCCTTGATCGATCATTATTCTCTTCACTATGAACCCCCTTATTCGAGCCGTGACTATCAGAGCATCGTGGTGGGGCTGGGTAGTACCCTCCAGCTCATCGTCGTTGAATGCGATGGGTTGTCTATTGTACCTTGACCTCTTCCCCGAGGGTTGTTCGCTTGTGCTTCCTTTTGCTGACACCACAGTCAACACCCCCTTAGTGGTGGGTGTCATAATTGCCCTTGGAGCGGCGTGGATGACCTCTATCACTCCCAAAGGGGGAAGAAGAGGGTTTTGATGCAGCCACTCAGCCTGTCTAGTCTCCTGACTCCCTGTCTCCACTAGAAACTCTTTCAAATGCCCCGCCTTCACCAACTGTTCCAGGTGATCTTTCAACACCCTACACTGCTCGGTGGTGTGCCCTTTATCCCTGTGATAGGAGCAATACAAGTTCTGGTTTCTCCTTGACGGGTCGCCTACCATCCTGTTCGGTCGCCTAAAATATggctcattttttattctatcaATGATGCGGTGTACAGGCTCCTTGAATGTCGCATTGACTCCCCCAACTGCCGGGCCGGGCTCCTGAATCCTCAAATCCTTCTTGTGTCTGGGGTTGAAGCTGTTGTTCCGAGGATAACTGATTATCGGCTTTTTCCCTTTGGACTGCAGCCGATCATCCTCCAAGTGCTTATACTCCTCGATACGCCTCATCAGCTGCCTCATATCCTCGGGAGGCTTCAAGGTCAACGATTCTCTCAGCCCGGACTCTTCAGGCAGGCCCATCCTAAAGGTACTAGCCGCGAGCTTTTTGTTACCCCCACTGATCTCGTTGTACAGCTCCTAGTATCGGCTGGCGTAGTTGCAAAGGGTCTTTCCCGCCCCCAtcttcattgatagcaacgcGTCCACGGGCTGCGGAACTCGGCCGTACGTTATGAATCGTACTCCAAACTCCTGGATCAGTTTCGAGAAACTATGGATCGAGCCTTTCTTTAgcccgttgaaccacctcaatgCAGTGGGCCCGAGGTTcgaggggaaaaccttacacatcaatgCATCATTATGAGAGTGCAAGGACATCATCTGAATATAGTGACTTACATGTTCCACTGGGTCTGTCCTCCCAGTGTAGGAATTGAACGGTGGCCGCACAAACCAGCTTGGCATAGGCACGCTTTCGATATCTCTAGAGAATGGTGACCAGGCGGCTTGTCGTAGTGCTCGGCTCATGGTATACATTGCCGCGTTACGTGGCCGCTCGCCGTCGGGGGAAGTTGATTCGCGGTCCGCATATTCTCGCGAGCGGTCGTGGTGCCTATGAGACCTGGATTGATGAGATCCAGCCTCACGGTGATTCCCCACACTTACTGACCTTTCCTCTCGTACTCCATGGTCCCTTCTCCCTCGTCGGCCCTGTGCTTGCAGTTCTAAATCCCTAATCGCCCTACGCAGGCGCTCGAGCTCCCGGTCCCTCCGTTCAAGCTCCTGGTCTCTTCTGTCAAGGCGGTTGCGACTTGAGGCGTCAGACATAGTCCGGAGGGTTTGGTATGACCCTTCCCCAGGCCCAGACTCTTCTACCTCCCCGTGCCTTCTGTCCTCCTGCCTTTTTTGCCTCCTTTCCCGCCATGTAGATCCCCGCAACGTCCCTCCAGTGCCGCTCTCTGCATGGCTTCTCTGTTCGCTTCCAAACATCCTTACAAGCGTGCCAAGATAGCACCACAGCTGCGTAGGAGTTCCCCATAGACAACGCCAATTATGCGTCCCAGGATACAGCTATTGGGCCTTGAAGgaatttgggctcacaatctatttgtatagtgggcttTTGAATTTCCTACCACGGGTGATGTTATGCTCGGCAGTCTCGTGTACTGGTCCTCCTTCCCTTATTTCTCACTATCTCTCCCATTTGTTCCTCGGGGAGAGTCGATATCGCTCTCTCTCTAGTCTTTTCTCTTTGAAATTGCCAACAACCTTTGACTGATTCTTCTTCgtctatttatagccaaatttAGTGAAATGGTCATGATTATTCTCCTGATGGGTGAAGGAATGGGTCCAATAATATTACCCTtaagtgggggtttagttgggagtgggagaaAATGAGTGACATTGGAACTGGCTCTACCGCTGGGTTTGATGCTCGGCAGGGGcgttccctaggcaatggaaaGGAGGTCCAATACTGTTTCATCTAAGTGGAAGTCGGGTGGCagaaaggagaaaatgatagtggcGTCGGGACCAACCCCGTAGGTAAGTCTGTGCTCGACAGGGCAGGGCACGTCATAGGCTACTTTGAGCACTCCTAGATCGGACCTCTTGGACGGCACGCGCATTACTACGTGTGGTCAGCATGGGGCCTCTATAAGAGTTAGTCCTTACGGACCTTAGGGCAATTGGGCTTGACATGGGGGTAGGGCCCGTacaaaaactttcttaaaaataatCTATTAACACCCATTATCAGCacccaatttttatttacttcGAGTTGCTCATATTTCCCATTCAGATAACCTAAGAAGTTGTCTTACAGAtatcatttgaatttttttttttgttaaattacatTTCCCATTGAAAGCAACGCAACTCGCCTTAAAATTTCTACTAGTGCTGAGAATTAATTAACGGCATACAGCACTAATTAACCACTTAGTCTATGTTAcgcaaatatttaaaaaaaaagaaaaagaaaagaaacttggCAAGTTGGTATATAATTATCATGTGTGAAAGCAACTTACCACATAACAAAACTcagtcaaaagtcaaaactatatatcatagaataaaaaaaaaattattacaataaatTCAAAGCTACATTTCATTGAGAATTGCAAATACAATATCTGGCAAGTGGCAACCACATTAAATTTCCTCCTGCAATGCAATTTACTAACTCCAAGGAGTTTTAACCCTATCCCTTATATCCCTATGTTTGAGAATTTTACTTTATATTCTGCTCACTCTTCATGATTTCTCAACAACTGTAGATTTATAAGGTGGACGAGATAATTATTGCATccataattttgttgttgtttctatTTCACTTCAAACATAGGTAAAACTTAGTTACAATTCCTTAAATGAATAACATCATTTAGATACTCGTAAAATAAAGAGTACTCTCCAAAACCCCTATCAACCTTAGACCGGAGGTACTGAGGAAAGAACAATCATAATGAGGTATTGATCACAAATCCTAATGTCAATGGTCCCAAAATTAGACAAGGCAATCTCCACCCACCtccaacaataaaaaatgaCTTCTTCAAGACAATCTTAACCACCAAACAAAAACCATGTAGGAGAAAGATCTCCAACGTGGGCCTCAAGCGCCCCATGTAGTAGAAAATGAGCTCATGCATGAGCCCTGATACTACAAATGTGGTGAAGACAGCAAGCAGTGAGGCTCACTTGTGGCAAACGACACGTGTCATTGAGTGGCGGGTGGGATTGTATACGGTGACATGTAGGATACTGGTGACCATGAGATTCCATCTCCTACCCCAAAAGTCTTGTAGTGAAGTGGAGAGGTATGGCTCATTGAACTGTGGCTCTAGCTCTAGTCCTACTAGGGCATGAGCCAAGGCTGCCACAATGGCTAGAATGATCTCAAGGGAAAAGTATATGTGAAAGCAATAGAGGATCAATATGAGCTTTGGATGGATTTGATCACCATAGTCATAGACACGAAACATAATAACCATAAGGATACACTTAATGGCATAATTGAGAACGGATATATGGCCTTCTTTGGTCTGTTTGGAAGttgggttttctttgttttggccATTTAGATGTAAAATTGGTGGAAAtgggtttgatttatttttggtatttttgggTTTCTCTATTTGTTTTGGAGGTGGGATTATTATATTATGGCCATTTAGATGTGACTTTAGTGGAGAAGGGTTTATCttattttgggtgtttttggGGTTTCTCTAATGGTTTTGGGCTTGTGTTTTGTTGGATCTTGATGGGAAGGCCAGCAAGAGCAACAAAGTGTCCAAGAGAGATTGATGGGTCAGAACACAAAGGGCCTTTACCAAAAGCAAACAGTAAGAGCTTGAAATTGGCAAGCCAAGCAATGAAAAAAGCAGCTGTGCCTCCAAGATGAATGGTATGGAGGCTAAGAGGAAGGAAGAGGAAGATACAGACTATTGGGAGAACACAAAGGAGTCTTGAAGGACCTTTGGAGACTATCTTACTAATTGCATAGCAATAAGAAAGACATACCAAGACTGAGAACCATACCTTTATGAAGTTGTTTATTTCACCCTCCATTGTTCTCTTGGATCTTTTTATTTCTGCTTCTTGTTGATCTTTGCAACGTTTGTGGAAGAGTTGAATATGAGATTCAAGACCCAAGATTTACATGAGAAAGGTTCAATGTACAGAAATGAAGGCCACGAAAGGAAAATGATCTTCTCTCTTGTCAATAGTAATTTTTAAGTTGGCCAATTAAGTTGACCTAGAAAAACGATACCAAATTAAGTTCTTGGGTGGATCTTGTACTTATTATGGTGGATCTTATAACCATAAGGGGACCCTCTAATTATGGTGGCCAGCCATCATATTTGTATTTCATGGGTTTTGAACACTTGAACTTCAGAGTCTTCATTTGAGAGTGTTGCACTGAAACTGTTGACTATCAATGATTGAAGTATCAGACTATCAGTGAGTGACAACATATGGTCTTTTGAATTATAGGTAATAATTTCAGGAGTTAAAAAACTTGTTGTCTTGAggacatgaatattggacaattaTTCATATATAGTTTCTATTTAAATTGTTCTATTAGGCAATTATATATTACACAATACATATACCACTTACGTTGACTACTACTCTATATAGAAGACATATATTTGGATTTGGGAATCTCAAAGTAGGGCTCACATTGCATGTGCATTCTTGCCTTGCATTTCTCTTCATGTCTATAGAAGTGGGGTCTATTCAAAGTAATGTATTTCCAATagcacaaaaagaacaaaaaaaaaaaaactataaatggCTAGAGAGAatatcaattatataaaataggcTGTTGTTTGTATATGAAATCAGTTTGCGTCTCACATTAAACTACACAATTATTGAATAACAATGAatggaaataaatgaaaaatccATTTAGACAAGAGCAAATCATACTTTTCTGTCATTGGCTTTTGCAGTTGCATGCATCTATAATTTAGTaaagtaatttattatttttaaactaaatttttttaattacaccCTAAGTTCAAtctcattttcatttcacctccttaaatttaaaattttagatttccATCCCTTACATTATCgtgttttgattcttttgaatTTCACCCTTATTCTCTATGTCAATTGATAAGGTGGTCATTAAATACCACATAAACTCAAAACCACGAAAATTTACCAAATTATGTTGTTTTTAAGCCCTAtttaatccaaaataaaaaattttatttatttatttattaatccataaaatttagtttttaattttttgtcctttttaattatttcattcatggCTACTATTTTGGAGAGATTATGCAGTTTTTAAAGAGCATGAATGCAAGTAGGgaaaaatattcaaaacttTACACAATTAGggaacaaaatcaaaataactcaaaatttaaagGACGTAACTTTTAATCTAGTTTTGCTTTTAGTATCAAGAAAGCAATGAAGGATTATCACAAGAAATAATGACAACAAATTACAACATTGCAGCCGGATAGCGAAAtttacaatttcattaaacttaGGAAAAACCGAAAAGGAAACTTAATTTATCTTATTTCATTGTCTTATTGCTCACCAAACGATTCCACCATagatactttttgtttttggtcatcATTGCATTCAatgataatataatatggaCTTGTTAACTAAATGTCTAAGTTCTGAGTAAGACAAGTTAAGacacatttaatattttaatgtactatttatttttaataaattgaagggaaaaatacacaaaaatatTTGTGCTTTCTCCCTAAAACACAAAATCTATCCATTTTTTAAGTGTAACTTAATCCCCATGTGAATTGCTCATGTGATAATACATGCGTTTATATGTAGAGTtgtattttcacataaaaaaaaatgccaccggaattttgttttaatttaaaaatcataGGAAGTTTATGTATTATCTAATTAACAAACAATATTATGTGGGATTAAGTGttacacttaaaattttgaaagattttggatttaaaagtaaaaatactACGGGATTTTGTCCGTTTtccttttttatgatttataaaaatgaatttgtccaaaatatcaacaaaataCACCCatgatttttggattttaaagtAAAACTACAAAGGGATTTTatctatttccttttttttttttttttttttctaaaattgaatctgtccaaaaatatcatcaaagtACACCCAAACACCTTAAATTTGAGCCTGCAACTTCTCTATAATATTGAGAAATTGACAGATGGAAACATAAATTGCAGTTTAAATGTAGCACCAAATTCCAATTCTCCCGGTTTGGTCAAAGAAATAATCCCGAATTTTACTAATTAACAGCCTTTAGATATAGAGGAAAGTTCGAacaaacactatttttatgaataatgctagagGTACAAATTagtttacaaattgttgatacggtgagtgattattggtaaatgaaaaaatgatattaatggtgagactaaatgaaaactaataagagaTTGGTTACgtcaatattttgtaaaaaatattataaaatagtttgtgtctgtagcattactctatttttatatgatataaagatataaatcacTCTCTCAACATTAACCACACATGGCAACAAACAATTCACTAGCAATTTGGTCCACATATATTATCATTGTgacataaaaaaagaagaagatcccTCTGCATTTTTAACCTTTCATGCTAGTTGAAATGTACCCGTCTAAATTAAACAATCTATCTTTCTTCGactctactatatatataactagCTTGGCTGAGAAGTTcccgtaaaaaaaaaactagcttgGGATCCAATTCTCAAACCTACTACCTTTTCTCCTTCCATTGTTTTCGTTCTCCCTTTGTTAGTTTCtggggaaagaaagaaacacataATGGGAAGTAAAACCTTTTGTTGGGTTCTATTCTTTTTCAGTGTTTCATGCCTTTTGGCTCAAACTCATGGAAGCGTTGGTAAGGAAGGAAAGGCtctaggttttcttttcaagcCAAAGTTGAAGGAA from Castanea sativa cultivar Marrone di Chiusa Pesio chromosome 11, ASM4071231v1 harbors:
- the LOC142616942 gene encoding uncharacterized protein LOC142616942; amino-acid sequence: MGNFDTVKIERIARGQNRHADSLATLASSIADEVPRLIRVELVLEPSISTRALIVQVTKAERCWIDPIIDFLSEDRTLEYEKEAAKVRRTAARYWLSADRKLYRRSFEGPYLQCLRPDQAKELLAKLHEGVCGSHVGGHSLAHRAMTQGF
- the LOC142616943 gene encoding uncharacterized protein LOC142616943 — protein: MGLPEESGLRESLTLKPPEDMRQLMRRIEEYKHLEDDRLQSKGKKPIISYPRNNSFNPRHKKDLRIQEPGPAVGGVNATFKEPVHRIIDRIKNEPYFRRPNRMVGDPSRRNQNLYCSYHRDKGHTTEQCRVLKDHLEQLVKAGHLKEFLVETGSQETRQAEWLHQNPLLPPLGVIEVIHAAPRAIMTPTTKGVLTVVSAKGSTSEQPSGKRSRYNRQPIAFNDDELEGTTQPHHDALIVTARIRGFIVKRIMIDQGSSADVMYPNLYRGLGLKKGDLSKYDTPLMGFDGHMVILERQISLPVIMGGREVMVTFIVVTSFSPYTIIFGRPYIHDMGVVPSTLHVKVKFRTDEGITVIKGDQQAARQCLVTAIGASLSDGERVQLLLFLIQNVDVFAWSLYEVPGVDPEFIVHKLNVDPLCPPPPRNKGQEGLLRSTRTLSDKSWEAERSEGHKGNVLSGMALKHGGHEEEERQVEGLC